One window from the genome of Mastacembelus armatus chromosome 18, fMasArm1.2, whole genome shotgun sequence encodes:
- the LOC113136190 gene encoding serine/threonine-protein phosphatase PP1-beta catalytic subunit, whose protein sequence is MAEGELDVDSLISRLLEVRGCRPGKIVQMTEAEVRGLCIKSREIFLSQPILLELEAPLKICGDIHGQYTDLLRLFEYGGFPPEANYLFLGDYVDRGKQSLETICLLLAYKIKYPENFFLLRGNHECASINRIYGFYDECKRRFNIKLWKTFTDCFNCLPIAAIVDEKIFCCHGGLSPDLQSMEQIRRIMRPTDVPDTGLLCDLLWSDPDKDVQGWGENDRGVSFTFGADVVSKFLNRHDLDLICRAHQVVEDGYEFFAKRQLVTLFSAPNYCGEFDNAGGMMSVDETLMCSFQILKPSEKKAKYQYGGMNAGRPVTPPRTAQPPKKR, encoded by the exons ATGGCGGAGGGCGAGTTGGACGTCGACTCGCTCATTTCCAGGCTTTTAGAGG TGCGAGGATGTCGTCCAGGGAAGATTGTCCAGATGACGGAGGCTGAGGTGCGTGGTCTCTGCATCAAGTCCCGGGAGATATTCCTCAGCCAGCCAATCCTTCTGGAACTGGAGGCGCCGCTCAAAATCTGTG GTGACATCCACGGACAGTACACAGACCTGCTGAGGCTCTTTGAGTATGGCGGCTTCCCTCCAGAAGCCAACTACCTGTTCCTGGGCGACTATGTGGACAGAGGGAAGCAGTCTCTGGAGACCATCTGCCTGCTGCTGGCGTACAAGATCAAATACCCCGAGAACTTCTTCCTGCTCAGGGGCAACCACGAGTGTGCCTCCATCAACCGCATCTACGGCTTCTATGACGAGT GTAAACGCAGATTCAACATCAAGCTCTGGAAGACTTTCACTGACTGCTTCAACTGCCTGCCCATCGCTGCCATAGTGGACGAAAAGATCTTCTGCTGTCACGGAG GTCTGTCCCCTGACCTGCAGTCTATGGAGCAAATCAGACGCATCATGAGACCCACAGATGTGCCTGACACAG GCCTGCTGTGTGATCTGCTGTGGTCAGACCCAGACAAGGACGTCCAGGGCTGGGGGGAGAACGACCGCGGCGTTTCCTTCACTTTTGGAGCCGATGTGGTCAGCAAGTTCCTGAACCGCCATGACCTGGACCTGATTTGCAGAGCCCACCAg GTGGTAGAGGATGGTTATGAGTTCTTTGCCAAGCGGCAGCTGGTGACTCTGTTCTCAGCTCCCAACTACTGCGGCGAGTTCGACAACGCCGGCGGCATGATGAGTGTGGATGAAACCCTAATGTGCTCTTTCCAG ATCCTGAAGCCATCTGAGAAGAAAGCAAAGTATCAGTACGGAGGGATGAACGCTGGTCGGCCTGTTACTCCTCCCCGCACAGCCCAACCTCCAAAGAAACGATGA
- the LOC113136183 gene encoding equilibrative nucleoside transporter 2-like: MQGRTDVPRDRGCLVGICFFILGLGTLLPWNFFMTALLYFQNRLNTTQWSNGTMVVHKEYHFNNWMTLLSQLPLLLFTLLNSVLYQRISEAMRIAGSLIFILLFFVLTAVLVKVPMEEDRFFSITMATIWFINSFGAVLQGSLFGLVGLLPQKYSTIFMSGQGLAGTFAAIAMLLAIASDTDPELAALGYFITPCVGTLVALSCYLLLPRLDFAQYYLNKSSKYEEGTTEELLKEISTVENEKLNGHANGSLASRAMGSDPAEDEVTSSSDGTKQVEEVEKRQDKASVTQVFKKIWVMAFCVTFVFTVTLSVFPAVTVDVKTSFPGKWERFFISVCCFLMFNINDWFGRTITTLIRWPRKESRLFPVLVVSRVVFIPLLMLCNVQSRSFLPVYFHHDGIFAAIMAFFSLSSGYFVCLSMSYAPQLVEPKDAETAGALMTFFLALGLSLGAAVSFGLRALV, from the exons ATGCAGGGCCGGACAGATGTTCCTCGGGACCG TGGCTGCTTGGTGGGGatatgtttcttcattttgggACTGGGAACACTTTTACCATGGAACTTCTTCATGACAGCATTACTG TATTTTCAAAACCGcctaaatacaacacaatggAGCAATGGTACAATGGTTGTCCACAAAGAATACCACTTCAACAACTGGATGACTTTGCTGTCCCAGCTGCCCCTGCTGCTGTTCACCCTGCTCAACTCAGTCCTCTACCAGAG GATATCTGAGGCAATGCGCATTGCTGGTAGCCTCATCTTTATCCTGCTGTTCTTCGTCCTCACAGCAGTGCTGGTCAAAGTGCCCATGGAGGAAGACCGCTTCTTCTCTATTACCATGGCTACAATTTGGTTCATCAACT CATTTGGAGCTGTGCTGCAGGGCAGTCTGTTTGGCCTGGTGGGTCTACTGCCACAGAAGTACAGCACCATCTTTATGAGTGGCCAGGGTCTTGCCGGCACCTTCGCTGCCATCGCCATGCTGTTGGCCATAGCTA GTGATACAGACCCTGAGTTGGCAGCACTGGGTTACTTCATCACACCATGTGTGGGGACACTAGTCGCACTCTCTTGCTACCTGCTCCTGCCCCGCCTG GATTTTGCTCAGTATTATctaaacaaaagcagcaagtATGAAGAGGGTACAACAGAAGAGCTGCTGAAAG AGATCAGCACAGTGGAGAACGAGAAGCTGAACGGCCATGCCAATGGCTCACTGGCCAGCAGAGCTATGGGCAGCGATCCAGCTGAGGATGAGGTAACTTCCAGTTCAGACGGGACCAAGCAGGTGGAGGAGGTCGAGAAGCGACAGGACAAGGCCTCGGTTACACAGGTCTTCAAAAAG atctgGGTGATGGCGTTCTGTGTGACATTTGTATTCACAGtcactctgtctgtcttccctgctgtcactgtggatGTCAAAACATCATTCCCAGGAAAATGGG AACGCTTCTTCATCTCCGTGTGCTGCTTCTTGATGTTCAACATCAATGACTGGTTTGGGCGGACCATCACCACACTGATACGCTGG CCTCGTAAAGAGTCTCGTCTGTTCCCGGTGCTGGTTGTCTCCAGGGTGGTGTTCATCCCTCTGCTGATGCTCTGTAACGTCCAGAGCCGCTCATTCCTTCCCGTCTACTTCCATCATGATGGAATTTTCGCTGCCATCATggctttcttctctctgtccagtggCTACTTCGTCTGCCTGTCCATGTCCTATGCACCACA ATTAGTGGAGCCCAAAGATGCAGAGACTGCAGGGGCCCTGATGACCTTCTTCTTGGCCTTAGGTCTGTCCTTAGGAGCAGCCGTGTCCTTCGGCCTCAGAGCTCTGGTCTAG
- the LOC113124868 gene encoding uncharacterized protein LOC113124868 — MKLLMTNLLLTFVLARSSLSGSSDTLVVTQTPNVSVMEGGTVNISCCWTGSGESQRLRVIWLKNLMEIKNEAVNLTSPPVKKERNDCWNLTFSSVTKEATGRYICRVTAEIPVLASASGSGTVLTVTSRGNTVTSGAPETPQEDVLIHVLRCLPLFALVITFIYLYHSGTKALQHRPAAPGNKPLSAQRTKEDQVEEKRDEGETESEENDQISDD, encoded by the exons ATGAAGCTTCTAATGACAAATCTGCTGCTCACGTTTGTCCTTGCCCGCTCATCTCTCA GTGGTTCATCAGATACACTTGTGGTGACCCAGACTCCCAATGTCTCTGTGATGGAGGGGGGCACAGTAAACATCAGTTGCTGCTGGACAGGGTCAGGGGAGTCTCAAAGACTAAGAGTTATCTGGCTGAAAAATCTAATGGAAATTAAGAATGAGGCTGTCAACCTGACAAGTCCACCTgtgaaaaaggagagaaatgacTGTTGGAATTTGACCTTTTCAAGTGTCACAAAAGAAGCTACAGGGAGATACATCTGCAGAGTGACTGCTGAGATACCAGTTTTAGCTTCAGCCAGTGGAAGTGGAACAGTCCTCACTGTTACATCCAGAGGAAACACAGTGACCAGTGGAGCACCAG AAACTCCCCAGGAGGACGTACTAATCCATGTCCTGAGGTGCCTGCCTCTCTTTGCCCTTGTCATAACCTTCATCTACCTCTACCATTCAGGGACTAAAGCTCTGCAACACAGACCAG CTGCTCCTGGAAATAAACCACTTTCAGCCCAACGAACCAAGGAAGACCAAgtagaagagaaaagagatgaggGGGAGACAGAAAGTGAAGAAAACGACCAAATATCAGATGATTAA